Below is a window of Lacibacter sp. H407 DNA.
GAACTGTTTGTTTACTTACACTTAACTGGTACGACGCACCTACTTTCAACGCAAGATTTTCTTTATCATGACTTACAGGAAATCCAAAGCAAACAGGATACTTGTATTCATTGATGAGATCATGAATGATGTTATGCACTTTTTTTCCAAAAGGCCGTTCTGTATCCTGCATATCAGTAAAGCCTCCGATAATGAGGCCTGCAAGATCATTTAATTTACCACTGCGTTTTAATTGATGAAGCATACGATCAATATTGTAATGCTGTTCACCAATATCTTCTAAGAACAAAATTTTTCCTTTTGTTTGATAATCGCTTTTGGTACCGATTAGGTGTGTGATCAATGCAAGATTACCACCCACAAGTTCAGCAGTAGTTTTTCCGGTATGATTCAAGCGATGTGGTTTGCAGCTATAAGCTGTTTTCTTTCCTTCCAGTGCAGCTTTGATAGATTGTACATATTTGTTCTTGTGCCCACCGTCATTAAATGCTGACGCCATAGAGGAATGCAGTGTAGCAATTTTAAAATTCCGGTTGATGTGTGCATGAAAAATAGTGATGTCACTAAAGCCAATGATCCACTTTGGATTTTTTTTGAACGCAGTAAAATCCAATTGATCAATGATGCGTCCGACACCATAACCACCACGTCCGCAAAGAATGGCTTTTACTTCCGGCGCATCCAACATTGCCTGGAATTCATTCAAACGTTCTTCATCCGTTCCACTGAAATAGGTTTTTGATTTGCTGCCGAGCGTTTTGCCCACTAATACTTCATATCCCCATTGTTGTAACACAGTGATACATGTTTCTGCTTTT
It encodes the following:
- a CDS encoding S66 peptidase family protein, translating into MMKQPPYLKKGDTIAITCPAGYMPKEKAETCITVLQQWGYEVLVGKTLGSKSKTYFSGTDEERLNEFQAMLDAPEVKAILCGRGGYGVGRIIDQLDFTAFKKNPKWIIGFSDITIFHAHINRNFKIATLHSSMASAFNDGGHKNKYVQSIKAALEGKKTAYSCKPHRLNHTGKTTAELVGGNLALITHLIGTKSDYQTKGKILFLEDIGEQHYNIDRMLHQLKRSGKLNDLAGLIIGGFTDMQDTERPFGKKVHNIIHDLINEYKYPVCFGFPVSHDKENLALKVGASYQLSVSKQTVLLKEQ